In the Flavobacterium acetivorans genome, one interval contains:
- a CDS encoding DUF3098 domain-containing protein, with protein MKNNEHKHEFLFGKINYKILFIGIGVIALGFILMSGGGSDDPNVYSDEIFNFRRIRLAPTTVLIGFGITIYAILKNPKKQ; from the coding sequence ATGAAAAACAACGAACACAAACACGAATTCCTTTTCGGAAAAATAAATTACAAAATTCTATTCATTGGGATTGGCGTAATTGCTTTAGGATTTATTCTAATGTCTGGAGGAGGAAGTGACGATCCTAATGTATACAGCGATGAAATCTTCAATTTCAGAAGAATCCGTTTGGCTCCCACTACTGTTCTAATTGGTTTTGGAATCACTATTTATGCCATTCTAAAGAATCCAAAAAAACAGTAA
- a CDS encoding undecaprenyl-diphosphate phosphatase gives MNTLQAFLIAIIEGLTEYLPVSSTGHMVFVSSYFGIQEDDFVKLFQVSIQFGAILAVVALYWKKFFDFSKFNFYIKLAAAVIPALVLGKLFDDKIEAVLGNPVPIAIVLILGGIVLLFIDRHFQSPTVDREEDITIKKAVTIGFWQCLAMMPGTSRSAASIIGGMQQGLTRHAAAEFSFFLAVPTMLAVSCYSVFLKTYETSQMKGYELILKSDENIKMFLIGNVIAFIVAVLAIKFFIEIIKKYGFKPWGWYRIIVGSFLLIYFTYLK, from the coding sequence ATGAATACATTACAAGCGTTTCTAATTGCAATTATCGAAGGATTGACTGAATATCTTCCTGTTTCCTCAACTGGCCACATGGTATTTGTTAGCTCTTATTTTGGCATCCAAGAAGATGATTTTGTCAAACTTTTTCAGGTTTCCATTCAATTTGGAGCCATTTTGGCGGTAGTCGCTTTGTATTGGAAGAAGTTTTTCGACTTTTCTAAATTCAATTTTTATATTAAATTGGCCGCCGCGGTAATTCCGGCTTTGGTTCTGGGAAAATTATTTGACGATAAAATCGAAGCCGTTCTGGGCAATCCGGTTCCTATTGCCATTGTATTGATTCTAGGCGGAATCGTATTACTTTTTATTGACCGTCATTTTCAAAGTCCAACTGTTGACCGAGAAGAAGACATTACCATAAAAAAAGCAGTAACCATTGGATTTTGGCAATGCTTGGCTATGATGCCCGGAACAAGCAGATCAGCAGCTTCTATCATTGGCGGAATGCAACAAGGATTAACTCGCCATGCCGCAGCCGAATTCTCTTTTTTTCTAGCGGTTCCTACAATGCTGGCGGTAAGCTGTTATTCGGTTTTTTTAAAGACATACGAAACCTCTCAAATGAAAGGCTATGAACTCATCTTGAAATCCGATGAGAATATTAAAATGTTTCTAATTGGAAATGTAATTGCTTTTATCGTTGCAGTTTTAGCCATTAAATTTTTTATTGAAATTATAAAAAAATATGGCTTCAAACCTTGGGGCTGGTACCGAATCATTGTTGGTTCTTTTTTACTTATCTATTTCACATACCTAAAATAA
- the truB gene encoding tRNA pseudouridine(55) synthase TruB, which produces MLTPEDYLNGQILLIDKPLKWSSFQAVNKIKYALINKLGLPKKFKIGHAGTLDPLASGLLLICTGKFTKRISELQGQAKEYTGTFFIGATTPSYDLETEIDATFPTEHINEALIHETVKQFLGEIDQKPPVFSAIKKDGIRLYEHARAGVEVEIASRKTTIHEFEITRIALPEIDFRVVCSKGTYIRSLAYDFGKAMQSGSHLTALRRTKIGDYDVKNAIEVTLFEENLAPK; this is translated from the coding sequence TTGCTAACTCCCGAAGACTATTTAAACGGACAAATTTTACTGATTGACAAGCCTTTAAAATGGAGTTCTTTTCAGGCAGTGAACAAAATAAAATATGCGCTGATCAACAAACTGGGACTTCCAAAGAAATTCAAGATTGGGCATGCCGGCACTTTAGATCCGCTAGCCTCTGGTTTATTGCTAATTTGTACGGGGAAATTCACCAAAAGAATCTCTGAACTTCAAGGACAAGCCAAAGAATATACCGGAACTTTCTTCATAGGAGCTACGACTCCTTCCTATGATTTAGAAACGGAAATTGATGCAACTTTCCCAACAGAACATATTAACGAAGCCTTAATTCACGAAACGGTGAAACAATTTTTGGGCGAAATCGATCAAAAACCACCTGTTTTTTCGGCTATTAAAAAAGACGGAATTCGTTTGTACGAGCATGCTCGCGCAGGAGTCGAGGTTGAAATAGCCAGCCGAAAAACCACTATCCATGAATTTGAAATTACCAGGATAGCACTTCCAGAAATAGATTTCAGAGTAGTTTGCAGCAAAGGAACCTACATTCGCTCTCTTGCTTATGATTTTGGTAAGGCGATGCAATCCGGTTCTCACCTGACTGCTTTACGCCGAACTAAAATTGGTGATTATGACGTGAAAAATGCCATAGAAGTTACACTTTTCGAAGAGAATTTAGCCCCCAAATAA
- a CDS encoding thioredoxin family protein codes for MKASIAKALFKSYSYPEYRKIVADLLLEEKSTGNEQSEELTNYSHLNETRMNRLEKTLKVSDETSQKLKSLKNDYLWLVISEGWCGDAAQLLPIFNKMAVASEGKIELKVVLRDENLELMDLFLTNKGRAIPKLILINRATGGALAHWGPRPKGASDLIQNYKKEHGIVDEKAKTDLQLWYLHDKGISTQEEIIDMMLDLDNVADQEE; via the coding sequence ATGAAAGCCTCTATTGCTAAAGCCTTGTTTAAGAGTTATTCCTATCCGGAATACCGAAAAATAGTTGCTGATTTGTTGCTTGAAGAAAAATCGACGGGTAACGAACAGTCTGAAGAACTTACAAATTATAGTCACTTGAACGAGACTCGAATGAATCGTTTGGAAAAAACCTTGAAGGTATCAGACGAAACCAGTCAGAAACTGAAATCCTTGAAAAATGATTACCTATGGTTAGTGATTTCAGAAGGCTGGTGTGGTGATGCTGCGCAATTGTTGCCGATTTTTAATAAAATGGCTGTCGCATCTGAGGGTAAAATTGAATTAAAAGTCGTTCTTAGAGACGAGAATCTTGAATTGATGGATTTGTTTTTGACAAATAAAGGCCGAGCCATTCCTAAATTAATTCTCATCAACAGAGCAACTGGCGGTGCTTTGGCTCATTGGGGACCAAGACCAAAAGGAGCTTCGGATTTAATACAGAATTATAAAAAAGAACATGGTATTGTTGATGAAAAGGCTAAAACTGATTTACAATTGTGGTACCTACATGATAAGGGGATTTCAACTCAAGAAGAAATTATCGATATGATGCTTGATCTTGATAATGTTGCCGATCAGGAAGAGTGA
- a CDS encoding patatin-like phospholipase family protein, whose translation MNLKTKSIGLALSGGGTKGLAHAGAIKFLEEKNIRPSRIAGTSAGSIVGAMYAWGKSPEEILEFFKSVYLFHWKHITFKKAGLIDSSSFIEYFYSIFQDAVIGDLKIPTQITATDMIRGKLKIFEAETKIIDALISSSAFPGIISPFEIKGNHYSDGGILNHFPTDILQGRCETIIGIYVSPIQKIEAKDLNSIRSVTNRAFDILSENSNSQKFNICDWIIEPKELSRFSTFETNKLKMDSIFNLGYQAAKNTYEKQNL comes from the coding sequence ATGAATCTGAAAACAAAATCGATTGGTTTAGCGCTTTCAGGCGGTGGAACAAAAGGTTTGGCACATGCAGGTGCCATTAAATTCTTAGAAGAAAAAAACATTCGCCCCTCACGAATTGCAGGAACAAGCGCCGGATCTATTGTGGGTGCCATGTATGCTTGGGGAAAATCACCCGAAGAAATTCTTGAATTTTTCAAATCCGTCTATCTTTTTCATTGGAAACACATCACTTTCAAAAAAGCAGGCTTAATTGATTCCTCCTCCTTTATAGAGTATTTTTATTCCATTTTTCAAGATGCCGTCATAGGCGATTTAAAAATTCCGACTCAAATCACCGCAACCGATATGATAAGGGGAAAATTGAAAATATTTGAAGCCGAAACCAAAATTATTGATGCCTTAATTTCTTCCTCGGCTTTTCCAGGAATCATATCTCCGTTTGAGATAAAAGGAAATCACTACAGCGATGGCGGAATTTTGAATCATTTTCCTACGGATATTTTACAGGGACGCTGCGAGACCATCATTGGTATTTATGTCAGTCCGATTCAAAAGATCGAAGCCAAAGACTTAAATTCGATAAGATCGGTTACTAATAGGGCATTCGACATTCTTTCGGAGAATTCAAACAGCCAAAAATTCAACATTTGCGACTGGATTATAGAGCCTAAAGAACTAAGCCGTTTTAGCACATTTGAAACCAACAAACTCAAGATGGATTCTATTTTCAACCTTGGTTATCAAGCGGCGAAAAATACCTATGAGAAACAAAATTTATAA
- the pyrH gene encoding UMP kinase, producing MKYKRILLKLSGEALMGEKQYGIDPVRLAEYAEEIKKIHDKGVEIAIVIGGGNIFRGVAGASNGMDRVQGDYMGMLATVINGMALQGALEDKGMLTRLQTALKIEAIAEPYIKRRAVRHLEKGRIVIFGAGTGNPYFTTDTAAVLRGVEINADVILKGTRVDGVYDSDPEKNASALKFDSISFEDVLKKGLNVMDTTAFTLSQENKLPIVIFDMNKEGNLLKICEGQNVGTEVNI from the coding sequence ATGAAATATAAAAGAATTCTTCTAAAATTAAGCGGTGAAGCCTTGATGGGTGAAAAACAATATGGAATTGATCCTGTAAGACTAGCCGAATATGCCGAAGAAATTAAAAAGATTCACGACAAAGGCGTAGAAATCGCCATTGTTATAGGTGGTGGAAATATTTTTAGAGGAGTTGCGGGCGCAAGTAATGGAATGGACAGAGTGCAAGGTGATTACATGGGAATGCTTGCCACCGTTATCAATGGAATGGCTCTACAAGGCGCCTTAGAAGACAAAGGAATGCTAACCCGATTACAAACCGCATTGAAAATTGAAGCTATTGCTGAACCTTATATCAAAAGAAGAGCGGTGCGTCATCTTGAAAAAGGAAGAATCGTAATTTTTGGCGCCGGTACCGGAAATCCTTATTTTACAACAGATACAGCAGCTGTTCTACGTGGTGTTGAAATCAATGCCGATGTAATATTGAAAGGAACACGCGTTGATGGTGTTTATGATTCTGACCCTGAGAAAAATGCTTCTGCTTTAAAATTTGATTCCATTTCGTTTGAAGACGTCCTTAAAAAAGGATTAAATGTAATGGACACGACCGCTTTCACCTTGAGTCAGGAAAACAAATTACCAATTGTAATTTTTGATATGAACAAAGAAGGTAACCTTTTAAAAATTTGTGAAGGACAAAACGTAGGAACTGAAGTAAATATATAG
- the frr gene encoding ribosome recycling factor — translation MTEEIEFILDSTKESMSGSIAHLEKEFLNIRAGKASPAMLGSVFVDYYGSSTPLSQVAKISVPDARTITLQPFEKNMLQTIEKAIMIANIGFNPMNNGDLIIISVPPLTEDRRRELAKQAKVEAEDAKIGIRNARKDANSDIKKLEKDGTSEDICKSAEEEVQNLTNSFIKKIDELLAVKEAEIMKV, via the coding sequence ATGACTGAAGAAATTGAATTTATATTAGATAGTACCAAAGAATCTATGTCAGGTTCTATTGCTCACTTAGAAAAAGAATTCTTAAATATTCGTGCCGGAAAAGCATCTCCTGCCATGTTAGGAAGCGTTTTTGTTGATTATTACGGCTCCTCTACGCCACTTTCTCAAGTAGCCAAAATCAGCGTTCCTGATGCAAGAACGATTACTTTGCAACCTTTCGAAAAAAACATGTTGCAAACCATCGAAAAAGCGATTATGATTGCCAATATTGGTTTTAACCCAATGAACAATGGTGATTTGATCATCATCAGCGTTCCGCCTTTGACAGAAGACAGAAGACGCGAATTAGCCAAACAAGCAAAAGTAGAAGCAGAAGACGCAAAAATAGGGATAAGAAATGCTCGTAAAGATGCTAACTCTGATATTAAAAAATTAGAAAAAGACGGAACTTCAGAAGATATCTGTAAAAGTGCCGAAGAAGAAGTCCAAAACTTAACCAATAGTTTTATCAAAAAAATTGACGAACTTCTTGCAGTAAAAGAAGCCGAAATTATGAAGGTTTAA
- a CDS encoding DUF5686 family protein, with protein MKHFWLLLLFFTLSLQAQFQINGIVKEAVTHKPLPFATIISNDGSNTVTDVDGKFTVFSKIAISNLRISYLGFTTVKVVMEQNKNYYTVLLLPKSNDLNEVVIPRENPALAIIKKTIENKTNNNPQKRLKSFDFKSYNKLIVTANPDSISGKIDSVFVEKSIGKVFSKIDSSAYKFKEIINKQHLFQTEKVSQYQYADHKLKETILGTKMAGFKQPIYEILGFNLQSFSIYDSSYELFETKYNSPLAKDAFKDYNYKLLDTISIDGRNSYMVYFKNKKKRKASGLEGVLYIDQSSYAISKAIMRIKGVLDISGIHDFQYIAEENIWFPTRKTFKIIKGKNDDDIKILGGTIQFDGDVEKDFKARKKTATDYAYLLSETNNFDFQYNVPVEIKKSSISIEIKDDAIDQPESFWNTYRKDSLDIRSQKTYLALDSIVIKKRIESRIRFGRKVVNGYIPMGAIDLDLRRIFRYNNYEGFRLGIGGTTNERFSKTYRIDGYAAYGTKDGEFKYNLGIAARVGKFSNSWIGASYTDDVREIASTLYSIEKRPFKLYDPRPINISTFYNYVSWKTFLETKIIPKTESKWELSRSAIEPKFNYTFNHDGTLYTNYVITAAMVSLQWNPFSDYMQTPNGRIEVDKRFPKFTFQFTQSLPKIAANDFEFSKIDFKTEFEKKYLNGQKTNLLLEAGYALGDVPLTHLYNTSPNNITKETIIQRITFAGRNSFETMYFNEFFSSEFVYFQFKHGFKRVALFSKVKPSLVLVSRMAWGNLQKPEQHLGLDYKTLNKGYFESGIELNQILNGLGLTAFYRYGPNGLPQFEDNIAIKLSFVFNLGL; from the coding sequence ATGAAGCATTTTTGGCTGTTGCTCTTATTCTTTACGCTTTCACTACAGGCACAATTTCAAATCAATGGAATTGTCAAAGAAGCTGTAACCCATAAACCGCTACCTTTTGCTACAATTATTTCGAATGACGGATCCAATACCGTTACAGATGTGGACGGAAAATTTACCGTTTTTTCAAAAATAGCCATCTCAAATCTCCGAATTTCCTATCTTGGTTTTACAACCGTCAAGGTTGTTATGGAACAAAATAAAAATTATTATACCGTTTTACTTTTACCCAAAAGCAATGATTTAAACGAAGTTGTAATTCCGCGGGAAAATCCCGCTCTTGCCATAATAAAGAAGACAATTGAGAACAAAACCAACAACAACCCTCAAAAGAGACTAAAGAGTTTTGATTTCAAATCGTATAACAAACTCATCGTTACCGCTAATCCTGACTCCATTTCTGGGAAAATAGATTCTGTGTTTGTGGAAAAATCCATAGGAAAAGTATTCTCTAAAATAGATTCTTCGGCTTATAAGTTTAAGGAAATCATAAACAAGCAGCACTTATTTCAAACCGAAAAAGTATCTCAATATCAATACGCCGATCATAAATTGAAAGAAACTATTTTAGGGACAAAAATGGCCGGCTTTAAACAACCCATTTACGAAATCCTTGGTTTCAATTTACAATCCTTCTCCATTTACGATTCCAGTTACGAACTCTTTGAAACCAAATACAACAGCCCTCTCGCAAAAGACGCTTTTAAGGACTACAACTACAAATTATTGGATACCATTTCCATAGATGGAAGAAACTCTTATATGGTGTATTTCAAAAATAAAAAGAAAAGAAAAGCATCTGGCCTAGAAGGCGTTCTATACATCGATCAAAGCAGTTATGCCATTTCTAAAGCCATCATGCGGATAAAAGGGGTTCTTGACATCAGCGGAATTCATGACTTCCAGTACATTGCCGAAGAAAATATTTGGTTCCCAACACGCAAGACATTTAAAATCATTAAAGGAAAAAATGATGATGACATCAAAATCCTTGGCGGCACCATACAATTTGATGGCGACGTCGAAAAAGATTTCAAAGCCCGAAAAAAAACGGCTACTGATTATGCTTACCTTCTTTCTGAAACTAATAACTTCGACTTCCAGTACAATGTGCCTGTCGAAATTAAAAAAAGTAGCATTTCGATTGAAATTAAAGACGATGCCATTGACCAACCCGAAAGTTTTTGGAACACTTACAGAAAAGACAGCCTAGACATTCGAAGCCAAAAAACCTATTTGGCTTTGGATAGCATCGTTATCAAAAAGCGAATTGAAAGCAGAATCCGTTTTGGAAGAAAAGTAGTCAACGGCTATATTCCAATGGGCGCTATTGACTTAGATTTACGCAGAATATTTCGCTACAATAATTACGAAGGTTTCAGACTCGGGATTGGCGGGACCACAAATGAAAGATTCTCCAAAACATATAGAATTGATGGATATGCTGCTTATGGCACAAAAGACGGGGAATTCAAATACAATTTAGGCATAGCTGCCCGAGTAGGTAAATTTTCTAATTCATGGATTGGCGCTTCCTATACTGACGATGTTCGAGAGATTGCGAGCACCTTATATTCTATTGAAAAAAGACCCTTCAAACTCTATGATCCAAGACCCATAAACATCAGTACTTTTTACAATTATGTGAGCTGGAAAACCTTTTTAGAAACCAAAATCATTCCTAAAACCGAAAGCAAATGGGAACTTTCTCGCTCTGCTATCGAGCCTAAATTCAATTATACTTTTAATCATGACGGTACTTTATATACTAATTATGTAATAACAGCAGCGATGGTTTCATTGCAATGGAATCCTTTTAGCGATTACATGCAAACGCCAAACGGCAGAATTGAAGTAGACAAACGTTTCCCGAAATTCACTTTTCAATTTACCCAATCCTTGCCAAAAATAGCCGCCAATGATTTTGAATTCAGCAAAATTGACTTTAAAACTGAATTTGAAAAGAAATACTTGAACGGTCAAAAAACCAATTTACTTCTCGAAGCCGGATATGCCTTAGGCGATGTTCCACTGACCCATTTGTACAACACCTCGCCTAATAATATCACGAAAGAAACCATTATACAAAGAATCACTTTTGCAGGAAGAAACAGCTTTGAAACCATGTATTTCAATGAGTTTTTCTCCAGCGAATTTGTTTACTTCCAATTCAAACACGGCTTCAAGCGAGTTGCGCTTTTCTCAAAAGTAAAGCCATCCTTAGTCTTAGTCTCCAGAATGGCATGGGGAAATTTACAAAAACCGGAACAACATCTGGGCTTGGATTACAAAACCCTAAATAAAGGCTATTTTGAATCCGGAATTGAGCTCAATCAAATTTTGAACGGCTTAGGATTGACCGCCTTTTATCGCTATGGTCCAAACGGCCTACCCCAGTTTGAGGACAATATTGCCATCAAACTGAGTTTTGTTTTTAATTTAGGACTATAA
- a CDS encoding DMT family transporter produces MSWILLILGGLFEVGFASCLGKAKETSGMVSTYWMLGFLACLSISMVLLYKATQELPIGTAYAVWTGIGAVGTVIVGIFIFKEPATFWRIFFLTTLIASIVGLKFVSSH; encoded by the coding sequence ATGAGTTGGATTCTGTTAATATTAGGAGGTTTATTTGAAGTAGGTTTTGCTTCTTGTTTGGGAAAAGCCAAAGAGACAAGTGGTATGGTCTCGACTTATTGGATGCTAGGCTTTCTGGCTTGTCTTAGTATAAGTATGGTGTTGCTTTACAAAGCGACACAGGAATTGCCTATAGGTACGGCTTATGCGGTTTGGACTGGTATTGGCGCTGTGGGAACAGTGATAGTAGGAATTTTTATATTTAAGGAGCCAGCCACTTTTTGGAGGATTTTCTTTTTAACCACGCTAATTGCTTCAATCGTAGGCTTGAAATTTGTGTCGAGCCATTAA
- a CDS encoding cation:proton antiporter, with product MKNYKNALFYFGVTGGFTALIYWIIKKGKHLEARETIVVPESGKASWDDFITSMLHNFQDPLAILLVQIITIILVARFCGWIFKKIGQPSVIGEIIAGIVLGPSLLGMYFPDFSAALFPVESLGNLKFLSQIGLILFMFVIGMELDLKVLKNKANDAVVISHASIVIPFALGIGLSYFVYNRFAPEGVKFLSFSLFMGIAMSITAFPVLARIVQERGIHKTRLGAIVITCAAADDITAWCLLAVVIAIVKAGTFVSSLYIIGLAMIYVVVMLFIVKPFLKRIGDLYGSKDAIVKPVVAIFFLILILSSYATEVIGIHALFGAFMTGAIMPDVPKFRTIFIEKVEDVSVILLLPLFFVFTGLKTEIGLINDPYLWKVTGFIILVAVVGKFLGSALAARFVGQNWRDSLTIGALMNTRGLMELIVLNIGLELKVLTPEVFTMMVIMALVTTFMTGPALDLINFVFKTKESSDAEEITNQNKYRILISFGNNEKGKSLLRLAHSLMKKQKEQSTITAMHLSLSDEMNPYNIEDKEKSSFIPIVKESKVLNQEITTIFKATTDIETEIADVANQGDYDLLLVGLGKSIFEGTILGKVIGFTTRIINPDRLIDKFTGKEGLFENSPFDERTRQIISKTKMPIGILIDKELQNVNQVFIPIFSSEDSFLIDYAQKLIYNNNSKIMILDVNGHVNTNFVMESAINSLQQRYPNNIGLIEDKIIKKEFLAEQDLMLISLESWKTLVDSRSDWLSGVPSVLILKQ from the coding sequence ATGAAGAATTATAAAAACGCATTATTTTATTTTGGTGTTACGGGTGGTTTTACCGCATTAATCTATTGGATAATAAAGAAAGGAAAACATTTAGAAGCTCGCGAAACCATTGTGGTTCCTGAATCTGGAAAGGCCTCTTGGGATGACTTTATAACATCAATGCTGCATAATTTTCAGGATCCTTTGGCTATTCTTTTGGTGCAAATTATTACCATTATTTTGGTGGCTCGCTTTTGCGGTTGGATTTTTAAGAAAATAGGGCAACCTTCCGTAATTGGCGAAATTATCGCAGGAATTGTTCTTGGACCTTCGTTGTTAGGGATGTATTTTCCGGATTTTTCGGCGGCATTATTCCCGGTAGAATCCTTAGGGAATCTGAAGTTTTTAAGTCAGATAGGATTGATACTTTTTATGTTTGTCATAGGAATGGAACTCGATTTGAAAGTATTGAAAAACAAAGCCAATGACGCTGTTGTCATCAGTCATGCCAGTATTGTTATTCCATTTGCTTTAGGAATTGGACTTTCATATTTTGTGTATAATAGATTTGCTCCCGAAGGCGTAAAATTTCTTTCCTTTAGTTTGTTTATGGGAATTGCCATGAGCATTACCGCTTTTCCTGTTCTAGCACGAATTGTTCAGGAAAGAGGCATTCATAAAACCAGATTGGGTGCTATTGTTATCACCTGTGCCGCTGCTGATGATATCACGGCTTGGTGTTTATTGGCTGTTGTAATTGCAATTGTAAAAGCAGGAACTTTTGTAAGTTCATTATACATTATAGGTTTGGCAATGATTTACGTTGTAGTTATGCTTTTTATAGTAAAACCCTTCCTGAAACGAATTGGAGATTTATACGGTTCAAAAGATGCGATAGTCAAACCAGTAGTGGCTATTTTCTTTCTGATACTTATCCTTTCTTCGTATGCTACAGAAGTGATAGGAATTCACGCCTTATTTGGCGCTTTTATGACCGGTGCTATTATGCCGGATGTTCCTAAATTCAGAACCATATTTATAGAAAAAGTAGAGGACGTTTCGGTTATTCTTCTGTTGCCTTTGTTTTTTGTTTTTACAGGTTTAAAAACAGAAATCGGACTTATAAATGATCCTTATTTATGGAAAGTGACGGGTTTCATCATTTTGGTAGCTGTTGTAGGTAAATTTTTAGGAAGTGCGCTGGCAGCCAGATTTGTTGGACAAAACTGGCGCGACAGTCTCACCATAGGCGCTTTGATGAATACCAGAGGATTAATGGAATTGATTGTTTTGAACATAGGATTAGAACTCAAAGTGTTGACTCCGGAGGTTTTTACGATGATGGTGATTATGGCATTAGTAACTACATTCATGACAGGTCCGGCTTTGGATTTAATTAATTTTGTTTTTAAAACTAAGGAAAGTTCTGATGCTGAAGAAATCACCAATCAGAATAAATATCGAATATTAATCTCGTTTGGGAACAACGAAAAAGGGAAATCGCTTTTGCGATTGGCTCATAGTTTGATGAAAAAACAAAAAGAACAATCGACCATCACGGCCATGCATTTATCATTGAGCGATGAGATGAACCCTTATAATATAGAGGACAAAGAAAAAAGCAGTTTTATCCCTATTGTGAAAGAATCAAAGGTTTTAAATCAGGAAATTACGACCATATTTAAAGCAACAACGGATATCGAAACAGAAATTGCCGATGTTGCAAATCAAGGAGATTATGATTTGCTTTTGGTAGGTTTAGGGAAATCAATTTTTGAAGGAACCATCCTAGGAAAAGTAATTGGTTTTACCACAAGGATAATTAATCCGGATCGATTGATTGATAAATTTACGGGTAAAGAAGGGCTTTTCGAAAATTCACCATTTGATGAAAGAACAAGGCAAATTATTTCTAAAACAAAGATGCCTATAGGAATTTTGATTGACAAAGAACTGCAAAATGTAAATCAAGTTTTTATTCCAATTTTCAGTTCTGAGGATTCCTTCCTGATTGATTATGCTCAAAAATTAATTTATAACAATAACTCTAAAATAATGATTTTGGATGTGAATGGACATGTAAACACCAATTTTGTTATGGAAAGTGCCATAAATTCTTTACAACAAAGGTATCCTAATAATATTGGTTTAATAGAGGATAAAATTATCAAAAAAGAATTTTTGGCAGAACAGGATTTAATGCTAATTAGCCTTGAAAGTTGGAAAACATTAGTGGATTCTCGAAGTGATTGGTTGAGTGGTGTTCCTTCGGTTTTAATTTTGAAACAATAA